Proteins from a single region of Nocardiopsis dassonvillei subsp. dassonvillei DSM 43111:
- a CDS encoding SanA/YdcF family protein has translation MTIPDPATSQSPPSDDDTGVLRDQPSPGSGGSGGGTGDAVSGTGSAGASAGRRGRRTWLGRLAVLAVFAMVAGCVPFLWVLSSTSDHRHTAASVPERPVALVLGAGVRPDGRPSLLLARRLDTAADLYFAGKVDVVLVTGDNSVEHYNETDTMRAYLVDAGVPGEHIVGDYAGFSTWDSCVRAHEVFGVREVTVVTQDFHLPRAVRLCRSAGIDAVGVADSSLEERTFATVYGWFREVPAAVAALGSVVLRPDPTFLGDYETAVDEALALEREPGPTDG, from the coding sequence GTGACGATCCCAGATCCCGCCACATCCCAGAGTCCCCCGTCCGACGACGACACCGGTGTCCTCCGTGACCAACCCTCCCCCGGTTCCGGCGGCTCCGGGGGCGGCACCGGCGACGCCGTCTCCGGCACCGGGAGCGCAGGGGCCTCCGCTGGCCGCCGCGGACGCCGGACGTGGCTGGGGCGCCTCGCCGTGCTGGCCGTGTTCGCGATGGTGGCGGGCTGCGTGCCGTTCCTGTGGGTGCTCTCCTCCACCTCCGACCACCGCCACACAGCCGCCTCCGTGCCGGAACGCCCGGTGGCGCTGGTGCTGGGCGCCGGTGTGCGCCCCGACGGGCGGCCCAGTCTGCTGCTGGCCCGGCGGCTGGACACCGCGGCCGACCTCTACTTCGCCGGGAAGGTCGACGTCGTCCTGGTGACCGGTGACAACAGCGTCGAGCACTACAACGAGACCGACACGATGCGCGCCTACCTGGTGGACGCCGGGGTGCCGGGAGAGCACATCGTCGGCGACTACGCCGGGTTCTCCACCTGGGACTCGTGCGTGCGGGCCCACGAGGTGTTCGGAGTGCGGGAGGTCACCGTGGTCACACAGGACTTCCATCTGCCCCGCGCCGTGCGGCTGTGCCGTTCGGCGGGCATCGACGCGGTGGGCGTGGCCGACTCCAGCCTGGAGGAGCGCACCTTCGCCACCGTGTACGGGTGGTTCCGTGAGGTCCCGGCGGCGGTGGCGGCGCTGGGCTCGGTGGTGCTGCGGCCCGACCCGACGTTCCTGGGCGACTACGAGACCGCTGTGGACGAGGCCCTGGCGCTGGAGCGCGAACCGGGCCCGACGGACGGCTGA